The DNA sequence GCGTGCAACTGCCGGAGGCAGCGCACCCGCAACTCGACGTTCGTCGACCAGTCGGTGGTGTCGAAGGCCCGCCGGGCCGCCGCCACCGCGGCCCGCGCGTCGTCGACGGTCGCGTCCGGGGCATGTCCCAGCACCTCGGCCGTCGCCGGGTTGAGGGACGGGAACACCCGCCCGGTGTCGATCAGCTGTCCACCGATCAGCAGTCGCCGATCGGCCGCGGCGCCACCTGTCCGGGCAGCGGTGTCGGACTGTCGGCTGTCGGTCACCGTGGGTGTCTGAGCCATCATCCTCCTCAGTGTGATGGAAATTCCATTCTCATTCGGGGCGAATCATACATTCGGCCAGGGAGAACTCAAGGAAACCTAGAGTGGCTAGTCATGGCCTTGCCGGATCGGCTCGGAGCATAGGTTGGCGCCGGGCAGCTGCGTTCGTTTTCTTGCAGAATGATCACTGTCGAGAGTACGGTTCTCATAATCGGAAGGATGATTCTTGATGCGTGAGACGGCGTCGGAGGACGCTCTGTGAAGACCGCTGTCGTCACCGGCGGCGGGTCGGGTATCGGACTGGCCATCGTGCGGCGGCTGCAGGCTGACGGCCTCCACGTCGCCACGATCGACCTCAATCCCGGCGACGGTGAATTCGCTCATGCCGCGGACGTGACCGACCGGTCGGCGGTCGAGGCCGCGTTCGGCGCCATCCGCAAGCAGTTGGGCCCGGTCACCGTGCTCGTCAACGCGGCGGGTCTGGACTGTTTCAAACGGTTCAGCGACGTGTCCTTCGACCGTTGGCAGAAGGTCATCGACGTCAACCTCAACGGCGTCTTCCACACCATCCAGAGCGCGTTGCCGGACATGCTGGAGGCCGGCTGGGGCCGCATCGTCAACATCTCGTCGTCGAGCACGCACTCGGGCGCCCCGTACATGTCGCCGTACGTGGCGGCCAAGTCGGCGGTCAACGGCCTGACGAAATCGCTTGCCCTCGAATACGGTCCGAGCGGTATCACGGTGAACGCGGTGCCACCCGGCTTCATCGACACCCCCATGCTGCGCGCCGCGGCCGAACGCGGCTACCTCGGCGACATCGACGCGACGATCGCGGCCACCCCGGTGCGGCGCATCGGCAGGCCCGAGGACATCGCCGCCGCGTGCGCGTTCTTGATCAGCGAGGAGGCCGGCTACATCACCGGTCAGATCCTCGGCGTCAACGGCGGCCGCAACACCTGACGGTCACGCATCACCAACGGAATCAACCGGATACACGAGAGGACACACTGTGGGGCGCGTAGCAGGAAAGGTCGCATTCGTCACGGGCGCCGCCCGCGGACAGGGACGCAGCCATGCCGTCCGGTTGGCCGAAGAGGGCGCCAACATCATCGCGGTGGACATCTGCGCGAACATCGACAGCATCGGCTATCCGATGGCCACCCCGGAGGATCTCGAGGAGACCGCGCAGTTCATCGAGAAGACGGGTCAGCGCGCCTTCACCGCGCAGGCCGACGTCCGTGAAGCCGGCCAACTCAGGGAGGCACTCGAGAACGGGATCGCCGAGTTCGGCGGACTCGACATCGTGGTGGCACAGGCCGGGATCGCCGGAATGAAGGGCAACCCCCCGCTGCAGGCCTGGGTCGACGTCATCAACACCAACCTGATCGGCACCATCAACGCGATCAACGTCGCCCTGCCCCATCTCAAGGAGGGCGCCTCGATCATCGCGACGGGTTCCACCGCGGCGCTGATGGACACCTCCAAGAAGGACAACCCGGGCAACGACCCCGGCGGTATGGCCTACGTCCACTCCAAGCGGGCGCTGTCGAACTACGTCCACGACCTCGCCACCGAGCTGAGCGCGCGCGGAATCCGCGCCAACGTCGTGCACCCGACGAACTGCAACACCAACATGCTGCAGAGCGAGCCGATGTACCGGTCGTTCCGACCGGACCTCGAGCATCCGCAGCAGGCCGACGCCGAACCGGTCTTCTACGTCCAGCAGGCGATGAAGGTGCCGTGGGTGGAACCCGAGGACATCAGCAACGCCGTGCTGTGGCTGGCGTCCGACGAGGCCCGCTTCGTCACCGGTGCGCAGCTGCGCGTCGACGCCGGCGGCTACCTCAAGTGGTACGACTACCACATCTGACCGAGCCGAACACACTTGGCACAGGGACTTCGAGGAGAGCAGTGAAGGTAAGGGTTGATTCCGGCCGCTGCCAGGGGCACACGCTGTGCGCGATGATCGCGCCGGATTCCTTCCAGCTGAGCGATATCGACGGCACCGCGTCGCCGGTCAACGAGATCGTGCCCGACGATCAGCAGGACGCGGTGCGTGAGGCCGTGTCCTCATGTCCCGAACAAGCCATCTCGATCGACGACTGACTCGAACGGATGATTCGACGCCGATGACACAGGGAGCCAACGACGTGAGCGCCGTCGACGATCTGCGCGGTGATCCCGCGGACAGTGACCGCAAGAAGAACCGGTACCACTTCGACCGGCACACCCCGGAATACCGGGAGCAGTTCGAGAAGATCACCGAGGAGATGCACGCCAAGTGCCCCATGGCGTGGACCGAGACCTACGGCGGGCACTGGGTCGCCGCGGACAGCAGGCACGTCTTCGAGCTGGCGCGCTGCCCGGTGGTGTCCAACCACCACGACATCAGCGGTGACACCCCGTTCCAGGGGATCACCATCCCGAAGGCCAGCCGCGCGACCGTCGTGCGCGGGGGCATCTTGGAGATGGACGAACCGGAACACAGCGCGTACCGCGGCGCGCTGAACCCGTACCTGTCGCCTGCGGCCATCAAACGCTGGGAGCCGTTCGTCGACGAGATCACCCGCGCGGCGCTCGACGAGCACATCGAGTCGGGCCGTATCGATTTCGTCGAGCATCTGGCGAACGTGGTACCCGCGGTGTTCACGCTCGCGATGATGGGCATCGAGCTGAAGAAGTGGAATGTCTACAGCGAGCCCACGCACGCCTCGGTGTACACCCCCGAGCACTCCCCCGAACGCGAGAAGATCAACGAGCAGCACCGCGAGATGGGGATCGACCTCATCACCAACATGATGGAGATCCGGCAGAATCCGCGCCCGGGTCTGGTCAACGCGCTCGTGCAGTTGCGGATCGACGGTGAGCCCGCACCGGACATGGAGATCCTCGGCAACCTGGGTCTCATCATCGGCGGCGGCTTCGACACGACGACCGCGCTCACCGCCCACGCGCTGGAATGGCTGGGCGAGCATCCCGACCAGCGTGACCGCCTCAGCCGCGAACGCGCCACGCTTCTGCATCCGGCCACCGAGGAGTTCCTGCGGTTCTTCACCCCCGCACCCGGTGACGGCCGCACCTTCGCCGACGACGTCGAGGTGGAGGGCCAGCAGTTCAAGAAGTACGAGCGGCTGTGGCTGTCGTGGGCGATGGCCAACCGGGACCCGTCGGTGTTCACCGACCCCAACGAGGTCATCCTGGACCGGAAGGGCAACCGTCACTTCAGTTTCGGTATCGGGGTGCACCGCTGCGTGGGTTCCAACGTGGCGCGGACGGTATTCAAGTCCATGCTCACGGCGGTACTCGACCGGATGCCCGACTACGTCTGCGACCCCGAGGGCACGGTCCACTACGACACCATCGGCGTCATCCAGGGCATGCGCAATCTGCCCGCGACCTTCACCCCGAGCAGTCCGCTGGGTCCCGGCCTGGACGAGACGCTGGAGAAACTCCAGCGCATCTGCGGCGAGCAGGAACTGGCCCGGCCGATCACCGAGCGCAAAGAAGCCGCCGTCATCGACTGATCGCATCGACTGCCGGCCGGCAAGGTTTGCCTAACGGAAGAAAAGGTAACAGTTCCGCTGTTATCGTCGATGTAACTGCTGTCGGGTGATCTTGTGCCCGGCGAAGCGCATTCGATATAGGAATTCCGAGAAGAGGGTGTACCCATGCTGAAGCTGTCGCGCAGGAATATCGCAATCACGCTCGGCGGCCTCGCCGTGGCGATACCGCTGTCGGCAGGCGTCGCGTCGGCGCAGCCGGACCTGGGCCCGATCATCAACACCACCTGCAGTTACAACCAGGTGATCGCGGCGCTCAACGACCAGCATCCGGATCTCGCCGCCCAGTTCGCCCAGCAGCCGGCCGGCCAGAACGCGGTGCGCAACTTCCTCGCCTCGTCCCCGCAGCAGCGGCAGGCGACGGTCGCGTTCCTGCAGGGCAACCCGACCGCCCAGGCGTACTTCGGGCCGATCTCGGACGTCGCGAACACCTGCAACAACTACTGAGCGGTGGCCGCGCGGCTGCCGGTCAGCCGCGCGGCAACCCCAGCACCTGGGTCGCGATGATGTTGCGCTGGATCTCCGAGGTGCCGCCGGCGATGGTGCCGGAGAAACTACGCGCGTAGCGCTCGAACCAGCTGGCGAAGTAGTGGTCGAGGTTCATGTGCGCGTACCGCCCGGTCGTCGAGGGGTGGACCAGCCCGGCGGACCCGGACGCCGTCAGCGCCGCGTCGGCGGCGCGCATCTCGGCCTCGGAACCGAACAGCTTGAGCACCGACACCGAAGCGGTGTCCATCTCCCCGCGTGCGGCGCGGGCCAGCGCGGCCGACCCCATGGCCCGCAGCGCCTGATAGTCCATGATCATCGAGGCATAGGTGTCCCGCTCCATCTCGGTGCGCGGGACGAAATCGGCGATCACATTGTCGATTCGGTCGGCGAAACCCAGCCACATCATCGTCCGCTCGTGACCCAGTGAGCCGTTGGCCACCTTCCAGCCCTGGTTCAGCGGGCCGACGAGGTTCTCGGCGGGCACCCGCGCGTCGGTGAAGAAGACCTCGTTGAAGTCCTTGTTGTCCTCACCGCACAGATCGGCGAAGGGGCGGCACACCACCCCGGGCGTATCCGTCGGGATGATCAGCGCGCTGATGCCGCGGTGTTTCGGCGCATCCGGGTCCGTACGGACGAACGCCAGCAGATAGTCGGCGTCGTGCGCGCCCGACGTCCACACCTTCTGGCCGTTGACCACGAAATGGTCCCCGTCGCGCGCCGCGCGGGTACGCAGCGACGCCAGGTCTGATCCGGCGCTCGGTTCGCTCATCCCCAGTGATGCGGTGAGTTCGCCTCGCAGCACCGGGACCGCCCAGCGGTGCTTCTGCTCCTCGGAGCCGAACGTCAGCAGTGAAGCGGCGACGATGTTGACGCCCTGCGGATTGAAGCTGTGGTAGATCCGTCGCCGGCACAGTTCGTCGAGGTGGACGAACTGCTGCAGCACCGTGGCGTTGCGGCCGCCGAACTCCGGCGGCTGTGCGGGCAGCAGCCACCCGTTGTCGAACAGCAGGCGCTGCCAGTCGCGGGCCCACTGCGGCATGTGCGAGACCGACCGCGGACGCTCGAGTGTGGCCGACTCGGGCGGCAGGTGTTCGTCGAGGAAGGCGGCGAACTCGGCGCGGAACTGCTCGACGTCGGCATCAAAAGTCAGCTGCATGAAATTCCTCCGCGATCGTCGCCCGGTGCTCGGCAGCACCGCCGAGCAGCAGTTCGCCGGCCTTGGCGCGCTTCAGCGCGAACTGCAGGTCGTTCTCCCACGTGAAGCCCATGGCGCCGAACAGCTGCAGGCCGTGCCGGAACACCACCGACTGGCACTCCCCGGCCGCCGCCTTGGCCATCGACGCCGCGAGCCGGCGCCGCGGATCGTCGGCGGCGATCGTGAGCGCGGCGAAGTAGGCCAGCGCGCGGGCGCGTTCGGTGGCCACGTGCATGTCGACCGCCTTGTGCTGGACGGCCTGGAACGACCCGATCGGCACGCCGAACTGGTGGCGCTGTTTGACGTGGTCGAGCGCGAGGTCGAGGATCCGCTGGCAGGCGCCCACGGTCGTGATCGCGATACCGGTCAGCGCGAGGTGGCGCGCCCGTTCGGCGTCGGCGGGCACCCGGTCGGTGTCGGGCACGTTGATCCGGTCGAACGAGACATCGGCGATGTGCAGCACCGGATCGAACACCGGGCTGCGGCGACGGACCGCGACCGAAGCGTCGAGGGCGAAGACACCGGCGTCGGTGACCACCGCGAACCGCTCGGCGCGGTCGCCGTCGAGGACGAACCGCGCCGAACCGTCGAGCACCCACCCCTCGGCGTCGCGGACCGCGGTGATCCCGGCGTAGATCGCCGCACCTGCGTGCTGCGGATCGAAGCGGTCCCCGACCAGCGGCGCGTACTGCGTCATCGTGGCGAGAAACGGCGTCGGATCGGTGGCGCGGCCCATCTCCTCCAGCACGATCGCCAATTCGACCGCGTTCTCCGGGTCGGTCAGCTCGGTCCAGCCGGCGTCGACGTAGCTCCTCCACAGCGGCGCCGGGTCGACATCGTTCTCCGCGATCTCGCGGACCAACGAAGCCGGACACTGTTTCGACACCGCATCGCGCACGGTCTCCTGCCACAGCCGCTGATCGGCATCGAACTCGAGTAGCATCCGGCGCCTCCTGGGTGGTCGATCACGACCTTCGGAGAATATCATTCTCCGAAGACTGCTCACGCGTTCTCGCTTCTCGCCTATGGCCTTCTGGGAGCGCGGCGCGCCGAAGCTGACCAGCACACTCCTTCACCTGCAGTGATGCGCGTAAGCCAGCGGAGAACTCGGTTCTTGCCTTTGAAGAACTTCGATTTACACTGACTGTGTGTCCGGCTTCGCCGCACACGCTCGAAGCCGTCTGCGCGCCCCGTGTCGCCGGACGAACATCGGAGGACGACCTTGGCCACAACGCAGCCCGACGGGACGCAGACGCCCCTGATCGACGCCAGCGTGCACATCTTCTTCGGCTCCAACAAGGACCTACGCCAGAACTTCATGCGCGAGCCGTTCCGCAGCCGCGGCTTCCCCGACTACGAGATGGACTGGTACGGCGCCCCCGGCGGCGAATACGCGAAGGGCACCGAGGGATCCGACGGCCAGTACCCCGGCTCGGACCCCGACGTGGTGGCCAAGCATCTGTTCACCGATCGCGGCGTCGACATGGCGATCCTGCATCCGATGACCCGAGGCATCATGCCCGACCGCCATCTCGGCACGGCCATCGCCGCCGCCCACAACGAGATGATGGTGACCCGCTGGCTCGAACACCCCGAGCACGGCGAGCGCTTCCGAGGGACCATCCGGGTGAACCCGGACGATCTGACCGGCGCCCTGCGCGAGATCGACAAGTACCGCGACCACCCGCGCGTGGTGCAGATCGGCGTACCGCTGCAGTCTCGCGAGTTGTACGGCAAA is a window from the Mycolicibacterium litorale genome containing:
- a CDS encoding ferredoxin, giving the protein MKVRVDSGRCQGHTLCAMIAPDSFQLSDIDGTASPVNEIVPDDQQDAVREAVSSCPEQAISIDD
- a CDS encoding hemophore-related protein — its product is MLKLSRRNIAITLGGLAVAIPLSAGVASAQPDLGPIINTTCSYNQVIAALNDQHPDLAAQFAQQPAGQNAVRNFLASSPQQRQATVAFLQGNPTAQAYFGPISDVANTCNNY
- a CDS encoding mycofactocin-coupled SDR family oxidoreductase; its protein translation is MGRVAGKVAFVTGAARGQGRSHAVRLAEEGANIIAVDICANIDSIGYPMATPEDLEETAQFIEKTGQRAFTAQADVREAGQLREALENGIAEFGGLDIVVAQAGIAGMKGNPPLQAWVDVINTNLIGTINAINVALPHLKEGASIIATGSTAALMDTSKKDNPGNDPGGMAYVHSKRALSNYVHDLATELSARGIRANVVHPTNCNTNMLQSEPMYRSFRPDLEHPQQADAEPVFYVQQAMKVPWVEPEDISNAVLWLASDEARFVTGAQLRVDAGGYLKWYDYHI
- a CDS encoding acyl-CoA dehydrogenase family protein, encoding MLLEFDADQRLWQETVRDAVSKQCPASLVREIAENDVDPAPLWRSYVDAGWTELTDPENAVELAIVLEEMGRATDPTPFLATMTQYAPLVGDRFDPQHAGAAIYAGITAVRDAEGWVLDGSARFVLDGDRAERFAVVTDAGVFALDASVAVRRRSPVFDPVLHIADVSFDRINVPDTDRVPADAERARHLALTGIAITTVGACQRILDLALDHVKQRHQFGVPIGSFQAVQHKAVDMHVATERARALAYFAALTIAADDPRRRLAASMAKAAAGECQSVVFRHGLQLFGAMGFTWENDLQFALKRAKAGELLLGGAAEHRATIAEEFHAADF
- a CDS encoding SDR family NAD(P)-dependent oxidoreductase; the protein is MKTAVVTGGGSGIGLAIVRRLQADGLHVATIDLNPGDGEFAHAADVTDRSAVEAAFGAIRKQLGPVTVLVNAAGLDCFKRFSDVSFDRWQKVIDVNLNGVFHTIQSALPDMLEAGWGRIVNISSSSTHSGAPYMSPYVAAKSAVNGLTKSLALEYGPSGITVNAVPPGFIDTPMLRAAAERGYLGDIDATIAATPVRRIGRPEDIAAACAFLISEEAGYITGQILGVNGGRNT
- a CDS encoding cytochrome P450, coding for MTQGANDVSAVDDLRGDPADSDRKKNRYHFDRHTPEYREQFEKITEEMHAKCPMAWTETYGGHWVAADSRHVFELARCPVVSNHHDISGDTPFQGITIPKASRATVVRGGILEMDEPEHSAYRGALNPYLSPAAIKRWEPFVDEITRAALDEHIESGRIDFVEHLANVVPAVFTLAMMGIELKKWNVYSEPTHASVYTPEHSPEREKINEQHREMGIDLITNMMEIRQNPRPGLVNALVQLRIDGEPAPDMEILGNLGLIIGGGFDTTTALTAHALEWLGEHPDQRDRLSRERATLLHPATEEFLRFFTPAPGDGRTFADDVEVEGQQFKKYERLWLSWAMANRDPSVFTDPNEVILDRKGNRHFSFGIGVHRCVGSNVARTVFKSMLTAVLDRMPDYVCDPEGTVHYDTIGVIQGMRNLPATFTPSSPLGPGLDETLEKLQRICGEQELARPITERKEAAVID
- a CDS encoding acyl-CoA dehydrogenase family protein encodes the protein MQLTFDADVEQFRAEFAAFLDEHLPPESATLERPRSVSHMPQWARDWQRLLFDNGWLLPAQPPEFGGRNATVLQQFVHLDELCRRRIYHSFNPQGVNIVAASLLTFGSEEQKHRWAVPVLRGELTASLGMSEPSAGSDLASLRTRAARDGDHFVVNGQKVWTSGAHDADYLLAFVRTDPDAPKHRGISALIIPTDTPGVVCRPFADLCGEDNKDFNEVFFTDARVPAENLVGPLNQGWKVANGSLGHERTMMWLGFADRIDNVIADFVPRTEMERDTYASMIMDYQALRAMGSAALARAARGEMDTASVSVLKLFGSEAEMRAADAALTASGSAGLVHPSTTGRYAHMNLDHYFASWFERYARSFSGTIAGGTSEIQRNIIATQVLGLPRG